A single window of Archangium gephyra DNA harbors:
- a CDS encoding DUF4082 domain-containing protein, protein MRRQTLIVFALALAAALTRCGPPEPSSDVLSGASESTSRALSPGGGLKVMTYNIKHAELSSLDSIASVIKGQSPDLVVLQEVDVLTTRSGEVDQAARLGALTGMYSSFQPALLNYDTGQYGLALLSRYPILSSQRIALRSAAEQRILALMEVQLDASHVIPVGITHFGTTGATERQNQADDIKAVLAGKPWAVLGGDLNASPSEACITSLKQLLTDAWTRGGSGSGYTHDASFPTRRIDYVMLGSAWTSPVLASVVGASSQSDHRPVVATLTLPWSQTLFGDRVPGAAVEPDTRSVELGVKFRANVAGSVTALRFYRGTGNANGYVAKLWTSTGTLLAQVSVTDGRVPGWQEGALPTPVPLTAGATYVVSYYTSNGQFARDVSGLASAVVSGNLTAPASSTVGGNGVFVYGTGGFPTSSYKDANYWVDVRFAPAQ, encoded by the coding sequence ATGCGTCGTCAGACCCTGATCGTCTTCGCCCTCGCGTTGGCCGCCGCGCTCACCCGCTGCGGGCCGCCCGAGCCCTCTTCCGACGTGCTCTCCGGTGCCAGCGAGAGCACCTCGCGGGCCCTCAGCCCCGGTGGCGGGTTGAAGGTCATGACCTACAACATCAAGCACGCCGAGCTGAGCAGCCTGGACAGCATCGCGAGCGTCATCAAAGGGCAGTCGCCGGACCTCGTGGTGCTCCAGGAGGTGGACGTCCTCACCACGCGCTCGGGCGAGGTGGACCAGGCGGCGAGGCTCGGCGCGCTGACGGGGATGTACTCTTCCTTCCAGCCCGCGCTGCTCAACTACGACACGGGCCAGTACGGGCTGGCGCTGCTGTCGCGCTACCCCATCCTCTCCTCGCAGCGGATTGCGCTCCGCTCCGCCGCGGAGCAGCGCATCCTGGCGCTGATGGAGGTGCAGCTGGACGCCTCGCACGTCATCCCCGTGGGCATCACCCACTTCGGCACCACCGGCGCCACGGAGCGGCAGAACCAGGCCGACGACATCAAGGCGGTGCTCGCGGGCAAGCCGTGGGCGGTGCTCGGGGGAGATCTCAATGCCTCGCCCTCGGAGGCGTGCATCACGAGCCTGAAGCAGCTGCTCACGGATGCGTGGACGCGCGGGGGCTCGGGCAGTGGCTACACGCATGACGCGTCCTTCCCGACGCGACGCATCGACTACGTGATGCTCGGCTCCGCGTGGACCTCGCCCGTGCTGGCGAGCGTCGTCGGTGCCAGCTCGCAGTCGGACCACCGGCCGGTGGTGGCCACCCTCACCCTGCCGTGGAGCCAGACGCTCTTCGGCGACCGCGTCCCGGGCGCGGCCGTGGAGCCGGACACGCGGTCGGTGGAGCTCGGCGTGAAGTTCCGCGCCAACGTCGCCGGCTCCGTCACCGCCCTGCGCTTCTACCGGGGCACGGGCAACGCCAACGGCTATGTGGCGAAGCTGTGGACGAGCACCGGAACGCTGCTGGCCCAGGTGAGCGTGACGGATGGCCGCGTCCCTGGCTGGCAGGAGGGCGCGCTCCCCACGCCCGTGCCGCTCACGGCGGGCGCCACCTACGTGGTGTCCTACTACACGTCCAACGGACAGTTCGCGCGTGACGTATCCGGGCTCGCGAGCGCCGTCGTCAGTGGAAACCTGACGGCCCCGGCCAGCTCGACCGTGGGGGGCAATGGCGTCTTCGTCTATGGGACGGGCGGCTTCCCGACGAGCTCGTACAAGGACGCCAACTATTGGGTGGACGTGCGCTTCGCCCCCGCTCAGTGA
- a CDS encoding type IV pilus twitching motility protein PilT, with the protein MGLEAFIRLAREQGASDIHLEGEMPMALRIRGALRLTGEAVPASVLTAMARDIIGEAAWPEFIERCSYDVSRNVEGQRCRINILRSARGVGFAIRLLASAQATLKKLNLHPDLRRLIEPAHGLVLVSGPTGSGKTSTLAALLQELNLNEARHIITVESPIEYALVPRQSFIRQREVGLDTPSFEQALIDALREDPDVLMVGEMRDPEVMRLTLSAAETGHLVLATVHSASTAEALQRVVSAFPPEIQGAVCAQLADCLVGVVCQRLRYRPELGIRVPECEVLPGSTPVRSLVRQGMFFKLPSAIETGAADGSWTFTRYAEWLNRKTDWHLPSPAEEAPPELPPVSVPSLRAPPPAQPEPLPRPVAPRPKRVTQDDAPPRPAPAEEGVFVIQEEQDDLSDILRQLERGGPKNKE; encoded by the coding sequence GTGGGACTCGAAGCCTTCATCCGGCTCGCTCGTGAGCAGGGAGCGAGCGACATCCACCTCGAGGGCGAGATGCCCATGGCCTTGAGGATCCGCGGCGCGCTGCGGCTCACCGGTGAGGCGGTGCCGGCCTCGGTGCTCACCGCCATGGCGCGCGACATCATCGGTGAGGCCGCCTGGCCCGAGTTCATCGAGCGCTGTTCGTATGACGTCTCGCGCAACGTGGAAGGCCAGCGCTGCCGCATCAACATCCTGCGCAGCGCGCGGGGCGTGGGCTTCGCCATCCGCCTGCTGGCCTCCGCCCAGGCCACGCTGAAGAAGCTCAACCTCCACCCCGACCTGCGCCGCCTCATCGAGCCGGCCCACGGCCTGGTGCTGGTGAGTGGACCCACGGGCTCTGGCAAGACGTCCACGCTCGCCGCGCTGCTGCAGGAGCTCAACCTGAACGAGGCCCGGCACATCATCACGGTGGAGAGCCCCATCGAGTACGCGCTGGTGCCGCGCCAGTCCTTCATCCGCCAGCGCGAGGTGGGCCTGGACACGCCCTCGTTCGAGCAGGCGCTCATCGACGCGCTCCGGGAGGATCCGGACGTCCTCATGGTGGGCGAGATGAGGGATCCGGAGGTGATGCGCCTGACGCTGAGCGCGGCGGAGACGGGGCACCTCGTGCTCGCGACGGTGCACTCGGCGAGCACCGCCGAGGCGCTCCAGCGCGTGGTGTCGGCCTTTCCGCCGGAGATACAGGGCGCGGTGTGCGCCCAGCTCGCGGACTGCCTCGTGGGGGTGGTGTGCCAGCGGCTGCGCTACCGTCCGGAGCTCGGCATCCGCGTGCCCGAGTGCGAGGTGCTCCCGGGCAGCACTCCCGTGCGGAGCCTCGTGCGCCAGGGGATGTTCTTCAAGCTCCCGTCCGCGATCGAAACGGGCGCCGCCGATGGCTCCTGGACGTTCACGCGCTACGCGGAGTGGCTGAACCGGAAGACGGACTGGCACCTGCCGTCCCCCGCCGAGGAGGCCCCGCCCGAGCTTCCTCCCGTATCCGTTCCCTCCCTCCGGGCTCCGCCGCCGGCTCAGCCCGAGCCGCTTCCCCGGCCGGTCGCGCCCAGGCCGAAGCGCGTCACGCAGGACGACGCTCCGCCCAGGCCCGCACCCGCCGAGGAAGGGGTCTTCGTCATCCAGGAGGAGCAGGACGATCTCTCGGACATCCTCCGCCAGCTCGAGCGCGGTGGGCCCAAGAACAAGGAGTAA
- a CDS encoding DUF2267 domain-containing protein, which yields MMTHDELLSHVAEHAGLPGREEAERTVGAVLSVLGERLSWPVVQALAEDLPAPLATRLRDVSPHQDFNLAELHARVAGRTRVPLGQAVEHTGLVCQFLAETLSPGTLHRLREALPGPMSALFTPRGPVEGFEYVHLEPGRGTLAEGRPGSHHPLSEARPERAHSHSVVRADNPHGDTKLSSSIGFTQEREEETLAAGHPGSDRPLSEWE from the coding sequence ATGATGACGCACGACGAGCTCTTGTCCCACGTGGCCGAGCACGCGGGCCTCCCTGGCCGGGAGGAGGCGGAGCGCACCGTTGGCGCGGTGCTCTCGGTGCTGGGGGAGCGGCTGAGCTGGCCCGTGGTCCAGGCGCTGGCGGAAGATCTTCCCGCCCCGCTGGCTACGCGCCTGCGCGACGTGAGCCCCCATCAGGACTTCAACCTCGCGGAGCTCCATGCGCGGGTGGCGGGCCGGACGCGGGTGCCGCTCGGACAGGCCGTGGAGCACACGGGCCTGGTCTGCCAGTTCCTCGCGGAGACCCTGTCTCCCGGCACTCTGCACCGGCTGCGCGAGGCCCTGCCCGGGCCGATGAGTGCCCTCTTCACGCCACGCGGGCCCGTCGAGGGCTTCGAGTACGTCCACCTCGAGCCGGGCCGCGGCACGCTCGCCGAGGGGCGGCCGGGAAGCCATCACCCCCTGTCCGAGGCCCGGCCCGAGCGGGCGCACTCCCACTCGGTTGTGCGGGCGGACAACCCCCATGGGGATACGAAGCTCTCCAGCTCCATCGGCTTCACGCAGGAGCGGGAAGAGGAGACGCTCGCGGCCGGACACCCCGGGTCGGATCGTCCCCTGAGCGAGTGGGAGTGA
- a CDS encoding TIGR02265 family protein, with protein sequence MGMQSDWERTLEQLMGLATSQDTARGLFLNRTLDAVRSLGDETAMARCQAVLGQQRLMDFVNYPVTLLLRLTMAAVRELSARHGGAEQVLRMLGQKAAVGLMSSAVGSAMCSQSGTSTDHISASLQAIYKVTSNYGERAMEWLGPRHGRLVMRRSFLPMPYHEGAMVEVLERLGARNVRVRGGVLGPLDSEYDFTWE encoded by the coding sequence ATGGGAATGCAATCGGATTGGGAGCGCACGCTGGAGCAGCTGATGGGGCTGGCGACGTCCCAGGACACCGCGCGCGGCTTGTTCCTCAACCGCACGTTGGACGCCGTCCGGTCGCTCGGGGACGAGACGGCCATGGCCCGCTGTCAGGCGGTGCTCGGCCAGCAGCGGCTGATGGACTTCGTGAACTACCCCGTGACGCTGCTGCTCCGGTTGACCATGGCCGCGGTGCGGGAGCTGAGTGCCCGGCATGGAGGCGCGGAGCAGGTGCTGCGCATGTTGGGGCAGAAGGCGGCGGTGGGCCTGATGTCTTCCGCCGTGGGCAGCGCGATGTGCTCGCAGTCCGGCACCAGCACCGACCACATCTCCGCCAGCCTCCAGGCCATCTACAAGGTGACCTCCAACTACGGGGAGCGAGCCATGGAGTGGCTGGGCCCCCGGCACGGCCGGCTCGTCATGCGGCGCAGCTTCCTGCCCATGCCGTACCACGAGGGAGCCATGGTGGAGGTGCTCGAGCGGCTGGGCGCGCGCAACGTGCGCGTCCGGGGAGGGGTGCTGGGACCGCTCGACAGTGAATATGACTTCACGTGGGAGTGA